CGCGGTCAAACACGACCTCGACCGCTTCGGTGCCGGCGTCCCGCGCGCGTCGCCGCGCCAGGCCGACGTGATCATCATCCCGGGGACCATCGTCTCGAAGTTCGCCCCGCGGATGAAGCGCGTCTACGACCAGATGCCCGAGCCCAAGTTCGTCGTCTCGATGGGGTCGTGCACCATCTCCGGCGGCCCGTTCCAGGAGGGCTACAACGTCATCAAGGGCGCCGAGGAGGTCATCCCGGTCGACATCCACGTCCCGGGCTGTCCCCCGCGTCCCGAGGCGCTCGTCTACGGCGTCGCCAAACTGCAGGAGCGCATCGCCAACGGCGAGAGCGCGCCGGTGACGGTCAAGCCCTACGAGCTGGAGCAGTTCGGGGATCTGGACCAGGACGAACTCGTCCAGAAACTCGCCGACGACATCGACGAGGAGGACCTCGTGATGCGGTACAACTGGAGTGACTCGCCATGAGTTTAGAGGAACCGGACAACCCGCTCGCGACGGAAGAGCAGGTCGGCGCCACCGAGGCGGGCGTCGACTACGACGAGCTCGCCGACTTGCTCGGCGACACCGCGATCGACCGTGAGAGTCACGTCAACGCCGAGGGGTTCGTCGTCCGACCGGACGAGGTGCAGGAGGCCCTGTTCGCCCTGCGCGACGAGGCCGGCTTCGACCACTGTTCCTGTGTCACCGCACAGGAGTACGACGACCGCTACGAGTCGATCTACCACCTCAAAAAGTACGACGACCCCACCCAGGAGGTGTCGGTCGTCGTCCCCACGCCGAAAGACGAACCGGTCAGCCAGACCGCCGAACCGGTCTACCGCACGGCCAACTGGCACGAGCGTGAAGCCTACGATCTGGTCGGCATCGACTACGAGGGCCACCCGGACATGCGTCGGATCCTCCTGCCCGAAACCTGGCAGGGTCACCCCCTCAGCCAGGACTTCAGCGGCGAGGAACCGCAGGTCGTCACGCTGCGCGAGCACGCCAACCCGCTACAGGAGGACCACCGCGGCGAGGACGACACGGACACGATGTTCCTCAACATCGGTCCCCACCACCCGGCGACCCACGGCGTGCTCCACATCGAGACGGTGCTGGACGGCGAGCAGGTCGCCGACCTGGACCCGGACATCGGCTACCTCCACCGCTGTGAGGAACAGATGTGCCAGCAGGGCACCTACCGCCACCAGATCATGCCCTACCCCGACCGGTGGGACTACATCTCGGCGGGCATCCTCAACGAATGGGCGTACGCCCGCGCGGCCGAGGACCTGGCCGACATCGAGGTGCCCGAGTACGCACAGGTCGTCCGGACGCTGTCCGCGGAGCTGTGCCGGATCGCGAGCCACATGCTCGCGCTGGCGACGTTCGCGCTGGACATCTACGGCGACTTCACCGCGATCTTCATGTACGCCATCCGCGACCGCGAGGTCGTTCAGGACATCCTCGAGGACCTGACCGGTCAGCGGCTGATGTTCAACTACCTGCGGCTGGGTGGCGTCGCGTGGGACCTGCCCGAGCCCCGCGAGGAGTTCTTCGAGAAGATCCGCGACTTCGTCGACGAGCTCCCCGAGCGGCTCGGCGAGTACCACGACATGATCACCTCGAACGAGATCCTCCAGCTGCGGACGGTCGACACGGGCGTCCTGCCGCCGGAGGAGGCCAAGTCCTACGGTGCGACCGGACCGGTCGCTCGCGGGTCGGGCATCGACTACGACCTGCGCCGGGACGACCCCTACGGCTACTACGACCAGCTCGACTGGGACGTGGTCACCGAGGACGGCTGTGACAACTTCGCGCGGCTGCTCTGTCGGATGCGCGAGGTCGAGCAGTCCGCCCGCATCATCGAGCAGTGCGTCGACCTGCTGGAGGACTGGCCCGAAGACGAACGGGAGATCCAGTCGAACGTCCCGCGTACGCTGCGTCCGGACCCCGACACGGAGATCTACCGGGCCGTCGAGGGCGCGAAGGGCGAACTCGGCATCTACATGCGCTCGGACGGCACGGACAAGCCCGCTCGATTCAAGATCCGGAGCCCGTGCTTCTCGAACCTCCAGACCCTGCCGGTCATGTCCGAGGGTGAGTACATCCCGGACATGATCGCCTCGCTCGGCAGCCTCGACATCGTCCTCGGGGAGGTCGACCGGTAATGGCGCCGCTGCAGTCCGCGACGCCGTTCCCGGAGATCATCGCCGACCTGCTCGGGCTCGACATCAACGAGACGTGGGTCATCATCGTGACGAGCATCGCCGCCGCGGGCGTCATCGCGACGGTCCTGCTGTCGATGACCGCCGTGTTGGGCATCTGGGGCAAACGGAAGATCACCGCCGCGTTCACGGACCGCATCGCGGTCAACCGCCACGGCCCCTACGGCCTGCTGATCATTCCCGCAGACGCGGTACGACTGCTCTCGAAGGAACTCATCGTTCCCGAAGGCGTCGACCGGCCGGCCTGGGACCTGGCGCCGCTGGTCATCGCCAGCTCGGCGCTGTTGGGCTTCGCGGTCATCCCGTTCAGTGACGGCCTCCAGCTGGCCGACCCCGAGACGGGGCTGGCCTTCGTGTTCGCGGTCGCGTCGATCGCGTCGGGCGGCCTGCTGATGGCCGGTTACGCGTCGAACAACAAGTTCTCGTTCCTCGGCGGGCTGCGCGCGGTCGCGCAGAACCTCGCCTACGAGATTCCGCTGGTGCTGACGGGCGCGTCGGTGGTCATCTTCGCCGGCTCGCTGCAGATGTCGACCATCGTCGAGATGCAGCGCCAGACGCTGGTGACCCTGGGCGGGGTCCCGATCCCGTCGTGGTACGCCTTCGTCAACCCCTTCGCGTTCGTCCTGTTCCTGATCGCGAACCTGGCGGAGGTCGGGCGCAACCCGTTCGACATCCCGGAGGCGCCGACGGAGATCGTCGCCGGCTACCAGACGGAGTACTCCTCGGTGTACTTCGTGCTCATCTACCTCGGCGAGTTCATCCACATCTTCCTCGGCGGCGCGATCATCGCGACGATCTTCCTCGGCGGCGCCTCGGGGCCGGTGCTCCCGGGCGTCGTCTGGTTCTTCATCAAGATGATCTCCGTCTACCTGTTCACGCAGTGGTGTCGGTCGGCGATCCCTCGACTGCGTATCGACCAGCTCATTCAGGTCGGCTGGAAGGGCATGCTCGTCCTTTCCTTTGCCAACCTGATCCTGACCGCCGTCATCGTCGGGGTGGTCAACGCATGACCCCGACACCGACGGCGCGCGGAGGTGACTCCCAATGATAGGTATCCTCAAGTCGATGGCAACGACGATGAAACACGCGCTCGACGGCGAGACGTTCACCGTCGAGTACCCCGAGACGGCGCCGGAAGTGAGTCCGCGCTTCCGCGGCGTCCACAAGTTCAGCCAGGAGCGCTGTATCTGGTGTCGCCAGTGCGAGAACGTCTGCCCGAACGACACCATCCAGATCGTCACCGACGACCAGCGCAACGGCGAACAGTACAACCTCCACATCGGCCAGTGTATCTACTGTCGCCTGTGCGAGGAAGTCTGTCCCGTCGACGCCATCCTGCTGACACAGAACTTCGAGTGGACCGCCGACACGAAAGACGAGTTCGTCCTCGACAAGGAACAGCTCAAGAACGTTCCCTGGTACAAGGACATCGACCCGCTCGAGTCGCGCGAACCCGACCGCGGCGCGTGGATCGGCGAGGGCGACGGCGAAGTCGACTATCAGTAACGTCGACGACTCTTTTGTCCGCCGAGCGAAGCGAGGCGGTTCACCGGACGCGACCGGCGGGAGCGTCCGGCTTTTTCACCCATGTTTTTGCTGGAGGGGTACCCGCAGGCGACCGAGGATACCCCTCCGCGAAAAAGATGGGCGTGCGACGGCGAAGTCGACTGTCAGTAACGCGGCGTTCGTTTTCGTCTCCTGCGTGTCGCGTGTTCGACCGGCGGTTCAGTGGATCGCCAGCGACCCGCTCCGGTGGACGGTGACGGTGATACCACGGTGGACGAACGATACCGTCGCCCCGTCCTGACCGTCGAGAGTCGCGACGAGGCGCACCGGGTCGATAGCGTCGACGACGTCGTCGACCGCCGCCTCGTGCAGGGTCGTCGCCTCCGAGACGAGGGCGATCACGGCCGTCTCGACGCTGATCGGTTCCTGCCAGCCGTCGCCGGACTCGGGAAGCAGGTACACCGATGCGAGAGCGCCGTCGGTGACCTCGGTAGGGAGGTCGCTGGCGACGGTGTACTCGGCGGTGACGGGTTCGGGTACGGTGTCGCCCGCTCCGGGTCGGGCTTCCGACTCGGCGCCGCCGGTTGGGTCGACGGCCTCGGCGAACTCTCCGTCGGTCGGGGAGGACTCGACGGCGAGCGTTCCACCGTCGGAGACCGCACCGGTGGCGCCGTCGGAAGGGGAGGAGTCGGCGGCAGCCGGTTTCCGAGCGGTTCGGTGGACGCCCGGTCGCTCGGACGGGTTCGGACCGCCGAGGGCGGGCGGGAGGACGAGTTCGTCCTCGAACTCCCTGGCGGCCGAGCGCAGTCGCGACTCGGCGGCGTCGCCCAGCATGTCCACGTACCGCCGAGCCAGCGTGTCGACGGCTGCCCGCTTGTCGTCCTCGATCTCGGTGACGGTGCCGTCGTCGTCGACGGCGATGGCGCCGATCGAGCGGGCGATCTCGACCGCCGAGGGGCCGAGCATCGACCGCTGGGTCTCGATGAGTCGTCCCGCGAGATGCTCGTAGCTCATCTCAGGTGGTGGTCGCGCTGTCGATCGTCTCGTAGAGCATGTAGAACCCTGCGAGCAGGAGGATCGTCACGACGAGGTTGACGGTACTCCCGAAGCGAGCCGGTGGTCCTCGGATCTGTGCGAGCTGTGAGGCGCCGTTCAGCAGCTGCCAGGTGCTGAACAGGATCACGCCGCCGCTCACCGTGTATATCGCCTTCCCGATCTCGCCCCCGTACAGCCGCGCCGCGAGCACGGCGAAGCTCACCGCGCCGATCGAGAGCATCACCTGTGCGATCTCGCTAGTGGCGAGAAAGAGGTCCGGTGATTCGGACTGGACGACCGGTGCTCCCATCGCGGTCCCGGCGACGGCCGCACCCGCGGCGGTGCCCCCGACCACCGCGAGCCCGACCTGCCGTAGCAATCGTTTCGTGTGCGTCATCCATCGGTGGATCGCGCGCGCCCGTCTTAATCGCCGACGGTCGTTTACCGTTTTCAGATCCGATACTCTACTCAGTACCGGTCGAACGCGTCTACCCAGTGGGTCGGGACGACTCGTATTCTACCGCCCTATATTCCCGAAACGGGCGTCGAGGCGTTTCGAATCGAGGATCTCGAGCGAGGCTTCTAGTTATCGTCGTTGAGATCGTGGGTGACGGTCCGGGGTCGCGTTCGCGATACTGCTTCCGGACGTCTCGAGTGGGGCGCGAGTCGCCCCCGTCGCTGTGGCCGGGCGCAAATGCGGCACTGACCCAAATATCGATAGGGCTTCGGATCGAACTCGGTCGTAGATGAGTGCAGACTCCCTCGACCTGTACGAGACCCAACGGCGGACACTGACGGTGCTGGTCAACGAGTATCAACAGCGCGAGTCTCCGGTGAACTCGAACGTCCTCGCCGAGCGGATGGACCGAACGCCGGGGACGATCAGGAACAAGATGCCCCAGCTGGAGTCGCTCGGGCTGGTCGAGGGCGTCGCGGGCCCCACCGGCGGGTACGAACCGACCGAGAAGGCGTTCCGGGTACTGGACCGAGATCCGGACACCGATCGGGAGTCGGTGACGGTCGCCCACGACTTCGATCGCGTCGACGCGACCGTCGAGAGCGTCTCCTTTACCAACGTGAACCACCCGTCGGACTGCCGAGCGTGGATCGAGTTCCAGACCGCTCTACCCTCGGTCGAAGTCGGTGAGCCGATCGCCGTCGGCCCGACCGCCCAGGCCGGCCTCGTCGTCGCCGGCGAGGTCCACACCACGAACGACACCGGCAACCGGATCTCGATCACCGTCAGCCAACTGGAAGCGCCAGTCACCGAACCGTGACGGACTGCCTTCCCCGTCGCCAGAAATAAATCACGAACATTTA
This DNA window, taken from Halosimplex litoreum, encodes the following:
- a CDS encoding NADH-quinone oxidoreductase subunit D yields the protein MSLEEPDNPLATEEQVGATEAGVDYDELADLLGDTAIDRESHVNAEGFVVRPDEVQEALFALRDEAGFDHCSCVTAQEYDDRYESIYHLKKYDDPTQEVSVVVPTPKDEPVSQTAEPVYRTANWHEREAYDLVGIDYEGHPDMRRILLPETWQGHPLSQDFSGEEPQVVTLREHANPLQEDHRGEDDTDTMFLNIGPHHPATHGVLHIETVLDGEQVADLDPDIGYLHRCEEQMCQQGTYRHQIMPYPDRWDYISAGILNEWAYARAAEDLADIEVPEYAQVVRTLSAELCRIASHMLALATFALDIYGDFTAIFMYAIRDREVVQDILEDLTGQRLMFNYLRLGGVAWDLPEPREEFFEKIRDFVDELPERLGEYHDMITSNEILQLRTVDTGVLPPEEAKSYGATGPVARGSGIDYDLRRDDPYGYYDQLDWDVVTEDGCDNFARLLCRMREVEQSARIIEQCVDLLEDWPEDEREIQSNVPRTLRPDPDTEIYRAVEGAKGELGIYMRSDGTDKPARFKIRSPCFSNLQTLPVMSEGEYIPDMIASLGSLDIVLGEVDR
- a CDS encoding complex I subunit 1/NuoH family protein; the protein is MQSATPFPEIIADLLGLDINETWVIIVTSIAAAGVIATVLLSMTAVLGIWGKRKITAAFTDRIAVNRHGPYGLLIIPADAVRLLSKELIVPEGVDRPAWDLAPLVIASSALLGFAVIPFSDGLQLADPETGLAFVFAVASIASGGLLMAGYASNNKFSFLGGLRAVAQNLAYEIPLVLTGASVVIFAGSLQMSTIVEMQRQTLVTLGGVPIPSWYAFVNPFAFVLFLIANLAEVGRNPFDIPEAPTEIVAGYQTEYSSVYFVLIYLGEFIHIFLGGAIIATIFLGGASGPVLPGVVWFFIKMISVYLFTQWCRSAIPRLRIDQLIQVGWKGMLVLSFANLILTAVIVGVVNA
- a CDS encoding HTH domain-containing protein, giving the protein MSADSLDLYETQRRTLTVLVNEYQQRESPVNSNVLAERMDRTPGTIRNKMPQLESLGLVEGVAGPTGGYEPTEKAFRVLDRDPDTDRESVTVAHDFDRVDATVESVSFTNVNHPSDCRAWIEFQTALPSVEVGEPIAVGPTAQAGLVVAGEVHTTNDTGNRISITVSQLEAPVTEP
- a CDS encoding NuoI/complex I 23 kDa subunit family protein, with the translated sequence MIGILKSMATTMKHALDGETFTVEYPETAPEVSPRFRGVHKFSQERCIWCRQCENVCPNDTIQIVTDDQRNGEQYNLHIGQCIYCRLCEEVCPVDAILLTQNFEWTADTKDEFVLDKEQLKNVPWYKDIDPLESREPDRGAWIGEGDGEVDYQ
- a CDS encoding NADH-quinone oxidoreductase subunit B; its protein translation is MSSDHTPTADGIETQSTQEARLGEGADDRFNSTLREAFGSTPFILTKFDQFMNWVRGSSMFMLQFGIACCSIEMMHTYAVKHDLDRFGAGVPRASPRQADVIIIPGTIVSKFAPRMKRVYDQMPEPKFVVSMGSCTISGGPFQEGYNVIKGAEEVIPVDIHVPGCPPRPEALVYGVAKLQERIANGESAPVTVKPYELEQFGDLDQDELVQKLADDIDEEDLVMRYNWSDSP